DNA from Choristoneura fumiferana chromosome 6, NRCan_CFum_1, whole genome shotgun sequence:
atgtAGTGCGTGATCTAGTGATTATAGCTAATCGCTAGCTCCAGTTCCATTGGACTATCATGACCAGGAAAGTACTTTGTAAGTCATGTCCCCTGCGACTCTAGGACCGCGATGTAGTAGGTACGCTCACATAAACGCGAAATAGCAATACCCTTAGGGTTTATTGTGAATTGATACGGGACATATGTAtgccaaataaatataaactcgAATTCGATCCCGTGCAAACCTAGTGGTTTTAGATACCTCAGGGGATTTCAGGCTCGATCCTAGgatctctgagttttttggaatttatccAAAAcccgaaattatatttgaaatttactgtgaGATTTATGCTGAAGGAAACAtggtaaggaaacctgcacgcacacatctgcgaagaaattcaagggtgtatgtgaagttctcaagtacttgcaaaacttttcgaaGTTACCTTAAAAAGTTAAGTatagaataaccatcagtacaaaacaAACCTTACTGTGATAATATTacgcttatttatctttttataatttaaatacaatatgactttttgtcatgatacaaataaatcaaaatcagcatttttgaactcttccatcgttaatttaaatagagaacaacCCGCctaacacactacttttgtttggaagtatatagagctgttataCTGTCTCTACCTACTTCTCTTTGGTacgtcaaatattttttttgttctgcttcgtttaatattttttcatgtacttttcgaaatcctcTTGCTTCTTTATATCGGTCTTGaacctcattaaaatatttacaaccaacacattttttgaaacttacagcttcttttaaaaaaaatacattataaacatttTCCCGTTATTGTCTATTTTTACAGAAATgccctgtttaagttgactccccatagaaatcaattttcgaaaaaaaaaactaaataattaagtaagtgGTGGTCTAaatgctctatataaatcaatgaaaccACAAGGAGTGCACTCATCGCGtcatggattgctactaagtcaaaaagacaattgtccgGACCACATATTCTTCAACTGCCCGAATATCCCTGTCTCCTTGTACGACTATCTCCCTGACTTTATTCCCCGTCCAGTAAGTTTTAGGTCCACGCTTTCCTTTGTATATACTGACTTTGTTGATTTCTTCTACTTTAACATCAAGCTATAATCCCTTGCGTATTATatcttttctttgtttgttgtatCTAACCAGTATATGTCTCATAAGTAGTTAacaatttttgttgttgttgtaggtaTCCCGAACTAACCCTACCGGTCACTTGACAGCACAGCGCCgtacctactttgtttatttaaaaaaaacgacgGATCGAGTATCATCTGTAGCTCTCAACCTTgacgctggcaaaattgtcccattGGACAGACgccttttatatataaaaaaaaacaaagacaattgtcattttctactacacgaatccttccgatttcccccgaaactcGAAGGTTCTTCTAAGAGCTCACTGATTGTATAAATATAAAGGGCACGTATAACAAACGTATAGCggtcttaaataaataaataacttgttTACCAGTGTGCAAGCTTTCATACACAATTTCTTCCTTTAACAATGACTGTAAACTTATATTGCCTAAATAGgctaaaaagttaattaccaggtagtttatattaatgaactgaGAGCCGTCGTTCTAAGTTAACGGAAAACACGGTGTAGTTTGGCAAGAGTTTCAAAATATCTAACTGAAGGCAAGGCAGACAACGCGCCTGCGAAGACTtaggcaaaataaaataatatagtttCTTCATCTTCTTTCAGGGCCTGCTCAAGTTTGGGTGTTAGCTTTTTGTACTAATATAATTAGatataaatagtttataaaggaaaaatgaagtttatttttaaatgtaacttaCAGGCTTCTTTAATGGCGGTGGCGTCAGAGGTGATACTCCGGTCAGTGGGAAGAATGCGACTGGGGTGATGGGCGCGTACTGGCGCACGACATGCGCGGGAGTTCGGGATATGAACTGCGGGCTAGCCGGCGGGCTCTCGTCCCTTTGCGGATTTTTCGGCGCTAATATTGGCGGCGGGCTATTAATTTCATCTGTGGAATAAACTTAGAACAAGATCCGGAATTATATCTAGCCTATCTTGTTTTTGgcaggtaagtacctaaatatgtatttataccaCTGACTCACATGAGATGTGAAAAACGGTTGTTTATCATTTGCCCGACATTCATATGCCATAATACCtattttccataattttaatttgtcattaagtaatttatttctgaaacagtatTTTCGTCAGAATTGATAATCTTTAAACCAACATAACCTATTTCTTTCTCTATAAGAGGGCATTTAAAAAACTCTTGAAAACAGCACGcttctacatattttatggcaaagttggtatggcaagtgaaattatggCAAGTGAAGTCATTCGGTGAAAAACTTTTTCCATTTGTATAGGccaaattaaattagtttacctattgatttatttaagtgTTACCTTTTGGTGACTGATCTTCCTCAGCTAAAGGATCTCGTTCCAAGAGGTATAAATCGCCATTAAATTGCGTTATTTTCAAAGTCGTCGGGGGGACAAACCGAGTGTACTCGAGGGGTACGTACGTCGTCGGGGCAACCTTCGCAGTCGACACCGCCGCCCCGCTGACTATTATCATCTGAGGCTTTTTCATGAAAGGTTGAATGTTTATGGCAAAAACTTGCGTACTAGCCCTAACGGTCGGGTTGAGGACGTCGTCGTCCACTTTAACGATGAATTCTTGCTTGGTCGGTTGGTTAGCTCTCCATCGGGTGTATTCTGACAACGCTCTTTTAGCACGAGACGCTGAAACAAAGGACCAACATCATGAGTTGAGCATAATGTACCAGCTCAATCCAAGTATGTAAATAAACTCGTACTTACACGAGTTTGGGCACGATTCGTGTTCATTATTATAAGTTAAATTTGTCTGTAAACTGAAACATAGTTGTATAAAGTCTAATACTATCAAAATTATTCGTATTTTCATGTTAATTCAAATCTATCATCGTTTGACATAATATAGCATAGTGGACAGATATTGTCAGTTATATTTTCTTCTACGTTACTTCATAGAAAGTCGCCAGCATGCaatatttggaaaaatattgtcCGTTTTCCATATTTGCTCATAATTAACTCCACAAAGTTGATAGAATAAACGAGTTTATGTGTTACTAAACGATTGCTtaaatatttactaataaaatagTCTTCGGAGTTTCATATTCCTAcccttaatatttttaaaaataaaattaacgtaCTTTGTTTTGACGTGCTGTGTGTAGCTGTGTGTGGGGACTGTTTTTGACATTTACCTAGACGGTCTTACTCTGAAATAAAAAGTATCTGTATTCATTAAAGCCtaaaacattttgtaaaacaaaaatttttttttataacaatgctTTTgcaatttaaactttatttgattgccgttttatacttttttggcgCATTATTTATGATATTCTTTCCTCCGAGAAATTTCAAACTGTACGATCGCATCATTCTAATTTTTTCATGAATCTCTTGCTGTAACACTAGAtagtttttaaagtaaatgtTTTTCTAAAGGTCGGGGTCGGGAGCCAAGATACGGATGTCACGGAGCGTAGGACATGGTTTAAAATACGAGAAATATGTCGACTACAGTGATATGGTGACTGCAGCAGAACGCATGGCACGAGACGATCCTGGCGTAGTCAGGCTTGTGCGTTTGAAGCCGCCCACTGCCGAGAACCGTAGCATTATAGCTCTGGAATTACATAGCGATAAGCAAAGCAAGAAACCTGGGATACTAATTATGGGAGGTAAACATTCTACCTTACTTCGAGaagataagtacttacttatatcaCGGCACCATTGGACGTATTAGACTTGAACTTATTCAGACAATAGGCTAGATTCCTAAGACATCCGTTAAATGGATACTTTCCGGGGTATGAAAAAAGTCCGCCAGTTAGGTAAAGTATCAGAAAGTATATTGGACACgaatcttttcttttctttttatgtaAAGGNNNNNNNNNNNNNNNNNNNNNNNNNNNNNNNNNNNNNNNNNNNNNNNNNNNNNNNNNNNNNNNNNNNNNNNNNNNNNNNNNNNNNNNNNNNNNNNNNNNNNNNNNNNNNNNNNNNNNNNNNNNNNNNNNNNNNNNNNNNNNNNNNNNNNNNNNNNNNNNNNNNNNNNNNNNNNNNNNNNNNNNNNNNNNNNNNNNNNNNNNNNNNNNNNNNNNNNNNNNNNNNNNNNNNNNNNNNNNNNNNNNNNNNNNNNNNNNNNNNNNNNNNNNNNNNNNNNNNNNNNNNNNNNNNNNNNNNNNNNNNNNNNNNNNNNNNNNNNNNNNNNNNNNNNNNNNNNNNNNNNNNNNNNNNNNNNNNNNNNNNNNNNNNNNNNNNNNNNNNNNNNNNNNNNNNNNNNNNNNNNNNNNNNNNNNNNNNNNNNNNNNNNNNNNNNNNNNNNNNNNNNNNNNNNNNNNNNNNNNNNNNNNNNNNNNNNNNNNNNNNNNNNNNNNNNNNNNNNNNNNNNNNNNNNNNNNNNNNNNNNNNNNNNNNNNNNNNNNNNNNNNNNNNNNNNNNNNNNNNNNNNNNNNNNNNNNNNNNNNNNNNNNNNNNNNNNNNNNNNNNNNNNNNNNNNNNNNNNNNNNNNNNNNNNNNNNNNNNNNNNNNNNNNNNNNNNNNNNNNNNNNNNNNNNNNNNNNNNNNNNNNNNNNNNNNNNNNNNNNNNNNNNNNNNNNNNNNNNNNNNNNNNNNNNNNNNNNNNNNNNNNNNNNNNNNNNNNNNNNNNNNNNNNNNNNNNNNNNNNNNNNNNNNNNNNNNNNNNNNNNNNNNNNNNNNNNNNNNNNNNNNNNNNNNNNNtttttttaaaaaaaaaaaaccggccaagaacgtgtcggacacgtccaaaatagggttccgtagccattacgaaaaaattaagttatatttttttaaggatttcgtattttatacggaatcatccaagtttaggtaagtaagtatattttataccttaggctgcatatttaagagtaaaactactaataattctcaagcaaacttagccgttttagttttcgttgatatacttactaccatcctgaattttttcaaatttttcacccaccgatttagattttagatggggcggggggatgctcgattttaatgaaaatttgcactttaaagctaaatatttcgcaaaaaaacaatgaatcgaaaaatcatctttgcaaacccctaatgattttaaaagacctatccaacgataccccacactatagggttggatgagaaaaaaaaaacacccacactacgtctatgggaggtaccatcagccaaataagtggtctatcaattttcaaacaagttcctatcaaataaatatgtcgctaaagtcgaactttcaagttgacagacatgtctattggcattattgttttatgacatgcaaacgattatcaactttagggtggtagaccacatatttggctgatggtaccctaaaaaatttatttttagtttttcattgtaccattttgtcggcatagtttacatatatccgtgcaaaattacagctttctagcattgatagtccctgagcaaagccgcggacggacggacagacagacagacagacatggcgaaactataagggttccgtttttgcataATAAAGTGCAACAGAGAGAACACTTTGCTAACTCTGTTAAATAGACAggttatatataattatatttatccgttgcttagtacccataacacaagctttactaagcttactttgggactaggtcaatagaagggtccacggaaagaacgtgtctagtcacctaagcaactttttgagttatagcggtttgaaagttagtcatcacgaacaattactatggttaccatttatttaaaagataaaaaaatagattttatattgttttcagattatttaattcagtggtaagtcatagtacattttgagattaaaatctcaatttaaaaaaaaggtgactagacatgttctttccgtggacccttcaattgGTGTGatttgtcccgtgatatttatttatttattattatttatttaaattctagCATTGAATGGAATGGCTTGGGGATCACCTAACGCAATTCTTGAATTGGCTGAGAAGCTCTTGTACGACAGCAGTTATCAAACTCCTTTCTTTAATGACTATGATTGGTAAGCGCTTGATTTTGTACTTCTTCATCATAATCATGAACTAAATACATCATCAATAATCATTATCGTCATATCAGACGTAGAAAGTCGTCCCAAAATACCTCCATTGTTTcatttggaagcggcctgcatccaccgtgaacccttGACTTTAACTagttcatccgtccatctcgttggtagacgtgctattacgctgcgcttgccgatctgcggtctcccttcgagaacttttcggtcccaactgccatctgttctccgtgctacacggcctgcccattgccaattggctatgtcggtgatccTCGTTCTTTTTACGTAtcttctcatttctgattcgatctcgtagagaaacCTCGAGCATAGCTCACTCCATAGCTTGCTGAGCAACTCTTAGGCCTACAGTGAAGCatcacgtctcggatccatatgtcatcactggtagcacacactggttgaagactttcgttttaaggcactgaggaattttggacgaaaagacgtCGCGGATGCGGAGCTTCCAAGTTGAGTTCGATGTTTGACTTCCTTCTCGATAGTTCTCGAAGTTGGTACTAAATGAAGTTAAATTAATCACAGGTATCTAATTCCAATGGGAAACCCGGACGGGATACATTTCACTCAAGCGCAACGTGATCTTCAACCTCTAAACGTACAAGAGTGGTCTCAGAATTTGACTGCTAGAAGGCGATCGCGCCCAGCCGAATGGCACAAGAATGTAGATAGGGCATCCGAGTCCGATTCTTGTTTTGGGACAAACATTAACCGGAACTTTGCATTCCATTGGCAAGGTGAGGATCATAATTCATAAGACTTAAGTCGGTGATTCCGTACCTACAGTACAGTAAAATCAAGTAGGTAAGCTAGTTCTAGACCTCGAAAATCATGTAAATACTTGGGTAAATAAATTGGTACTAGGTTTTAGCTGGTTATTAATAAATCATGTCAACTacttaattgaaaatataattCGAGTACTTCTGTAGCTATGCACCGATTTTTACCActtgaaatgtaattttcacCAATGTGattaaaaatagtacctacccTATAAACGACTCTACATTTACGATGATTCATGATAGTGATAGCACATACACAAATTCATATACATgtaagtttacataatatattatattaatttcttGGTAACTTACTAACAGATGATGTGAAAAAGACGCCGGGTCGTTGCTCGCAATGGTTCCCAGGCGTTGAACCGTTCTCGACGCACGAAGCGCAGGCGCTACGCAAATACGTCGACAGGCTCGGCGATACCATTGAGCTTGCTGTTCATATACATGCTAGTTTTGAACCAAAAAAGGTAATTAGATACATTTAACGGCAATTAGGTATGAAAATTTCacttttaatacaataatagaTTGACACTTCGGAagccgtcgtattccgattgagatctGACTTTTCCagatggaaaaccattatgcaCTGCATCtctacagaaaacacaggtataagcagcgtttccaccagagatgtgcgaggatgtgttgcgagggatttgtttttcattaaccaatagaaacgcttcatttacacatcctcgcacaacaaatctctggtggaaacagctgagggGAGCGCGGCgagggtaaatgaagcgtttctattggttaatgaaaaacatattcctcacTGGTGGAAATGCTGCACGCTGCTATAGGTATAGAAATTTTACAAGGCTAGCAATAGGCGGTCAACCGCTTCAGAGctatctcttccaggcaacttttGCAATAGACAAAAGTAATCAatagattttagcaggtggtgcaattgaTTTTTTGCTTCAGTGGCTACCAACTTTGGTGGCTACTTTAGTCGGGCCTGtggaaaggtttattttttatacctattaattaaaatttttacCTTTATAGCAAGTTATTATAATAAAGATTCGAACACGCATCTTCagttatatttttcttctttttctcaGGAATTATTGCTTTATCCGTGGCGTTATTCGAAGCGTCACCCTAGCAACTATCACGCGCTGCAAGACATAGGAGAGTACGCTGCGAGGTTGTCGCGGCTGCCCGACGGACGCATTTATGAGGTAGGTAGGGGTACTATTAGGAGTAGGCTAGTCCTAGGGATTGTAAACCGTTGAACCAAATTTATAAAAGCAAGAAAAAGCCGAAGCCGTATTGCCTAAGGTTTCAgatgctcgcaatcgcaatcaaatgacagatttcgcatttTGTTCAACTTGAGGTAGAGGCGGTAGAGCTCGATATAATGAGCAAAAAAAAGGTTGACCTTTCATTTATCAGCAATTAATTACGGTATTGTTACATAAGAGCTAAATAACTTGATTAATTTCCCACTTTATCAACcatagtaaaaataaacaagggtTGGAAAAATGTTAATTTAGGTATATGACGACTACTACTAAGTACTTGGGACCCATTTTagaaaagtcgtgcaagttgcattacattgcgaggccgtaaagccaacgagtttgtagtggtcaatcgagcgccgcaatgtactgCAACTTGCACGgcttttcttgcaagtctaaactcggcttaacatcATTAGGTCTGTATGTATAAACagtagcagaagtggatgagcggctACGGTGCttaaaattacctacctactaacacACCATCTTATTAACTGCGCAGTAAGAGACGAGTGGAAATTATTTTGAACATCACAACCGCTAAGCCTCTTCTGCTGCTAACTTACTGTATACTTATTCAAGGTTTTGGATTCGGAAATGACTGGCGTTTTTTCAACCCTTGGTAGCGTTCAATAGTATAATTCTGAATGACCCAATGACTGACTAATTCGTCAACGTTAAGCCTTAAGCTCATGGACCTAAGAAGCTAAAATTTTAAGCAGCTTTCGTTGCGAGGAACTAGGGCCGATTTCGCAATGTTCTCACGTCGTAAGGATGACAGAGACGTCCTCCGCGGAAGCGAAACCGCGGGCGTGAACTAGTCTAAGTATAAACAGTTTTATCAGTTACCACTCAACCGGTGATATGCTGACAGCTTTGATcgatttattgtaattttttatctttatgaTAATTAGGTGCATCAAAGCAGCAACGACGGTCGCGTGGCCGGCTCGATCACAGACTACCTCACCGGAGTGGTAGGGACGGAGTTGGTTTACCTGTTGAAACCGTACCACCGGAAATATCCTATTTACACTGACTCTAAACACctaagtatgtaaatatttaactaaTGTTTTATGTTCTTAAATCGTACCTATTTAGTCGGATAAGTTCGTGCCATTTGATCTTGCCATCTAAATTAGTGTCAGTCTGTTAAAAATTGGCTTAAGCTTTTTTTTCGCGTCTACGTAATAAAAATCCccgaaagccgtggtggcatagtggtttgacctatcgtctctcaagcagaggatcgtgggttcaaaccccgccttgcacctctgagtttttcgaaattcgtgtgcggaattacatttgaaatttaccacgagctttgcgttgaaggaaaacatcgtgaggaaacctgcacaaacctacgaagctattcaatggtgcgtgtgaagttcccaatccgcactgggcccgcgtgtgaactatggcccaagccctcttgttctgagaggaggcctgtctgtgcccagcagtgggacgtatataggctgggatgatgatggtcgaTGACGTAATAAAAGCGAAAAAGAAGCCGAGAAGGaaggaaaagaaaaagaagCCAAGCCTATATACTTGATCAATCcaaaattttgatcaattttaaaattaatgtcaATTGGTGAAGTTGACATTAGCTTtgacgtatgtcctaaatttaggacgttgggccttacgaggtcAATCTGCGTGCTTTGGTTCGCTTAGTCAGTCTTATAGCTTCCGGAATGATCATAAAATATGTGTCTGCAGAAGCGTACGTGGAAAAAGCCATTTCAGCGACGCTGAGCCTGGTCCGCGGTTGGCGGCGCAGCACAAACCAGAACACATTGACCTTCTTTGGGAAAGACGTCGAGTTCTAACcatcaccattcattgattaaattatgtataaacttttacatactttttattAACACATAAAATCTACTAAGCTTTTAGATTTGAGTGTAATTTTCACATGTTTTTTGtggttttatgttatttaagtaTTCACTAGCCATTGGACTCCATCACTAGCTTAAGATTGTGTTGGATTGTGCTtgaattgttattttaatatatcgactagtttttaagtttgatCCTTATCCCATCATGCATGGATAGCATataaattcgttttttttttcttagattGGCGCCCAATATGGGaccaaatttaaaagtaatattttccttTCAATCAGAAATATCTTAGAACTTTGAAtgatttcaaaatattaaaagcaaCAAGGAAATTAATAAAgagactaaataataaatatgacaaCATATTCGTAACATTTTTATTAGCACTTTTAGGCTGTATAACTAAACAACATAGATACAATTGGATCAATGTACACTATATACAAAAAAGGTCTAATATCAACTTGCCGAAGCTGACGAGGTCAAAACATTTTGTCTTAGGATTGCGAGATCAATGTCCCAGTTCTCTGACAAGCTATTGAGTGAATTATGTAAAGACTGTTTATTAACAAAGTGATCGTTTAGATCTGTTATATGAAGGAGACTTAGTTCAAGAGACACTCTGTGCAGATACTGCAGTCTTTTGAACAGAGCATCTTTGAGCTCTCTGTTTTCCGTTTGACGCCAATACTTGAGGTTTCTACCGATGACTGTCGTTATGTGCTCTCTGATGTCTTTCAGGCAAGTCTTCTTCTCCTTGGTTGACTGAAAACAAGGATAAAACACGATGTTCAATATAAGAGTAGAACAACTCCAAAGCTATGACACAATCCAATTCATGGCCGAAATGCTCGGCCCGGGCATTTGACGAGCACTCAATGCCTGGTACCACGAAATTTAGTTCGCTTGGTGTCAAGTGACGCCCGTCATACAGTTTGCAATGATTAAGCgacagttgttatttcgagacgttattagataggtacttaaactTTTCCAGGCACAGTGCGTATATCGATCACATAAATGATAAATGTACAGAAATATTTGACTTTTACAAtaaggtacaaaatcaattgaagtcgttaaaaatGTTATTCGTTTATAAACGAAAATTCATTATacgtaaacaatataaaactaccatttaatttaattcaattcaatgtatttccataacaatttacattgtgttgggtattaaaaattatgaaatatagCCTCTTTTCTTAGCTTTCtttataatatgaaatataGGATTCATTTTGTAGTGGCGTAGGtatctaaattcgcggggcctggaaaatgGTCGACAACTCTCGGTGAATAGACTTTACTCTGTATCAGGTCAAAGGATAGTTGTTAGTACCTGTTGTTGAGCGCACAGCGCgaggcgcacgcgcacgcggcgcggcggcggcagcgcgcgcaGTGCCAGCGCCACCAGCCCGCCCGCCGACACGCGCGCCGCGCCCGGGAACCGCGCGCTCTCCGCCTCGCCCCTGCAACACCACCGCCTTAGCAAAAGGGGAACTTACTATATGATCCTactctacgaataaataataagtcaggaatcaTAACTGCGTTAGAAAAT
Protein-coding regions in this window:
- the LOC141429067 gene encoding carboxypeptidase B-like isoform X1 codes for the protein MLLQFKLYLIAVLYFFGALFMIFFPPRNFKLSGSGAKIRMSRSVGHGLKYEKYVDYSDMVTAAERMARDDPGVVRLVRLKPPTAENRSIIALELHSDKQSKKPGILIMGALNGMAWGSPNAILELAEKLLYDSSYQTPFFNDYDWYLIPMGNPDGIHFTQAQRDLQPLNVQEWSQNLTARRRSRPAEWHKNVDRASESDSCFGTNINRNFAFHWQDDVKKTPGRCSQWFPGVEPFSTHEAQALRKYVDRLGDTIELAVHIHASFEPKKELLLYPWRYSKRHPSNYHALQDIGEYAARLSRLPDGRIYEVHQSSNDGRVAGSITDYLTGVVGTELVYLLKPYHRKYPIYTDSKHLKAYVEKAISATLSLVRGWRRSTNQNTLTFFGKDVEF
- the LOC141429067 gene encoding carboxypeptidase B-like isoform X2, with translation MSRSVGHGLKYEKYVDYSDMVTAAERMARDDPGVVRLVRLKPPTAENRSIIALELHSDKQSKKPGILIMGALNGMAWGSPNAILELAEKLLYDSSYQTPFFNDYDWYLIPMGNPDGIHFTQAQRDLQPLNVQEWSQNLTARRRSRPAEWHKNVDRASESDSCFGTNINRNFAFHWQDDVKKTPGRCSQWFPGVEPFSTHEAQALRKYVDRLGDTIELAVHIHASFEPKKELLLYPWRYSKRHPSNYHALQDIGEYAARLSRLPDGRIYEVHQSSNDGRVAGSITDYLTGVVGTELVYLLKPYHRKYPIYTDSKHLKAYVEKAISATLSLVRGWRRSTNQNTLTFFGKDVEF